AGAAATCGGAACGCTCCAGGTATTCCAGACCATAGATGCATAAGGTCCCGCTATATCATCAGGCAACTATCGGGAATGAACCAGACATTCCCGATAATTACCTGATCATCAGTGGAGAGGAGGGCTGCATTTACTTGTGGCAGTCGCCTCCACTACAGTGATCGCTTATCCACATCAGAACCCATTGGGCAGCCGGTCattgtttagacagcatgatctgctgctcagGAACGATGATTTTTGGCACCAGCAGAACGACCGGATCACCCGATGCACGAgagtttgcttgttcattgggtgatttcaagcaccttttacacaggccaattatcaggaacgtgCATTTATACAAACGCTCATCCCCGATAATTGGTCTGATTATcggcccgtgtgaaaggagcagAGCGCCTAATGTGTACTGTCGCATAGTGGTTTGGGGTCCATTTAGTTCAGCTTTCCAGACAGATCTGTTTCAGTAAATACTTGCGGTGACATAGCAGTGCTTGTGTGTTGAACTGGAAATTTATGGTGGGGCTGGCAAATAAGATTTTGTCATTTCTCTTGTCAGTACAAtgagtccctgcacagtctgacctgGGTTGCATCTAGGGTTGTCtcgataccaacattttgattgGGTTTCGAAttagataccataaaaaagtattgtgatactccatACCGTGCAAAAAAAACACCATGCATTCTGCATTTTCTGGAACGTCTGGCccttagaacagtcctatcctattttttttggggggggggggacaaaaaaatggcgaattgtgtTTTACGACGTTCATCGCATTggagatattttatattttaatagtttggacttgtcggacgtggcgatatgtaatacgtttatttattgtttatatataaaattgggaaaggaggtgatttttactttatattttggtgtttgttttttaaacttttttttttttagttactaACTATTAGCCCTCTTAgtggctagaacccttgtcctattcacccggatagagctctattagggtgaataggactcctggctgccatggtaacagattggagccccgcgattacactgctggggctccgatcagaagctgccaccaatgaggaggaggggaccctgtggccactgccaccaatgactttaataatGGAGTTGGggaaggcgcactgcgccaccaatgaagataacccCTCAGGTAATGGGCGCGTTAACTgccacggatcgcagctacctctgaggtcgggtgccggctaaaTGATTgtgcagccagcacccgcctcctgtatttgaaatAATGAGTGttgtcttcattggtggcagcggcacagggaggGGGacgactgcttccttctcccctgtgctgctgagggaacatggcagaACAGCGCCCTCCATGTTCTCTGCTCCTCGTATCGGTAaatggcaaatcccggtatcgattTGGGTATCTATAATTCAATACCTGAGACAACCctagttgcatcaaaaggggcatagatgcctgtgatgagaacatagtcctgccactttacaaatcactagtcagaccacacctgGAGTACTGTGGacggttctgggctcctgtgaacaagacagacatagcagagaagGAATAAAGATGGCTGCCAGTCCACAAATTACACATGAAATAAAATAGATATATAGAAGATCCTCtgtcagagatcagcaacctcacGCTGTTCAGAAacaaactcccagaatgctttgtTCACTTCTGTGGGCGTtagaacagccgagcatgtttgcatgctaggagttgtagtttcccagcagctggagtgccgaaggttgctgatccctcatGCTTTGATCACGCCCTGCACTATataggcaaataaaaaaaatctggagtTCTTCTTTAAGGGCAACTAATTATCATTTGTGTGGTGGATGTGTGCCTACCAGTACTGTTTTACACGCcacggttaaaggggtattccatcatCACTTGGATATGTCCTCACTTTATCAGTAGCGGTCCGATTTCTAAGCCACTCACTGATTTGAGCATGAAGGGGCTGCAGCTCCCCGCACAGTCAGGTCTCCTGGTGAAGTCAACACCAAGgagaagtataaaggacagagacTACTTCTCTTTTTTGAGTTCACTCCTGCCTTTGGCTTtccaaactgcatcaggaaacctgagcgAGCGGCCGTACCCAAAGCTGGCCTAAGAGATGTGCCTTTTATGTATGAGATGGATATACACCTTTTAAGGATATTTTTCTTTAAGGGCTGAAGGAAGCCAACTTGGTAATGTTATACATTTGGGTACAGAAATGAACATGTTTATTATCCTCTCTTTATGAAATACCAGCCCCAAAAGGAACGATtctcatttttgtaaatacatttttattatcttCTAAAGTTttgactttttccattttttaattCCCACTTTGTGATAATGACATTGCTGTGCAAATGATGGCCTCGAAAAATGTTATTTGCATAAATCTAAAATATCTCAGAAGCAATTTTCTGTAGGATGACTACAGAAAAAAAGAAGGGTGTTATTTtgctcagcatgatcaaccctgccaagcaatatgcctggtttaggctcttttcacacgtccgcaacgtgttttgcagatccacaaaacacggaaagcagcaatgtgcgttccgcattttgtggaccacactaatagaatatgcctgttcttgtccgcaattgcggacaagaataggacatgttctatttttttgcggagcagaagtgcggatctgcaattcaatttgctgccccataggaatgaatgggtccacaattccgttccgcaaaatgcggagcgaaattgcggacgtgtgaatggaccattaacAGGGTTGATCATACTGACATGCTCGACACCtctggggggtgattttaattttttattgcattgtactgaaaaaaataaaattttcaattGTTCATTAGTAGCAGCCTTAGGATTTTCTGTCAGATCAGGAGCTGATGGACCCCTTATCTCTGACATTATGAACACTCATTATGGCTCGGGTCTTACCTTActgagaatgtggcttaaataagggtTTATTACCTCTTAGTTAAGAGATCaggtttcttaggctactttcacactagagttttggctttccgtttgcgagatccgttcagggctctcacaagcggtccaaaacggatacatttttccctaatgcattctgaatggaaaaggatccgctcagaatgcataagtttgcctctgttctgtctccattccgctttggaggcggacacagcgttttggtgtcagtctgacgaaactgagctaaacggatccgttctgacacacaatgtaagtcaatgggggacggatgacacaatagaaaacggatccgtcctccattgactttcaatggtatttaagacagatccgtcttggctatgttaaagataatacaaactgatccgttctgaacagatgcagacgtttgtattatctgaaaggatccgtctgtgcagatccatgacagatccgcaccaaaaacatgtgtgaaagtggccttagatgACTGCCAAAGTGAAAGCAGGATGCACGCAGCGAGAAAAACAGTTGATACTTTGTGACAGAATAgttcaatatttttaatgaaggccaattgaaaatgatttttagccaaaagagtaaaatgcaaaaaaaaaaaaaaaaaagcctccgaaaggtgtacatagcctttgagGATGCTTCCACACAGTCTCTTTCCTggcttgtaaaaaaataaaaataaaaaaaatgaccttgcatttttttttcttacaagcaGTTttggggtggtattttattgacACCCTATTCTTTTCTCTataggagggggaaaaaaaaagtcaaatgccacactagggcaaaaaaaaaaaaaaaaaacacaacacctgtttaaaacacaccaaaaaaaaattctgacccatgcagcagccatttcataTCTCACCCTGCATTATTAGATTTAAGTCTTTAATAAACTCTGAATTTCATATGAGCCACACAGACGTACTGGTACAATAGAGTAATAGATCATTTGTTCATTTTAATGATGACAATCGTTAGAATTATCACAGTGCTGCTTTGTTTtactataaaatatattttttttcttcctaagaCATCTTACAGATTGAAGTTTGTCTGACTCTAACATATATACAAATAGGTGAACACAAGTGACGGGGACTTGTCTTCATATGACAGGAGCACAGGGCAGAGCCGGGATCTTGGTAGTCTCTAAAGGCACTGGTATATGGAAGCCTCACACTTCCACGTGTCTCTATGGCACAGAGCTTTCCCCTCCCACCCTATGCAGAACGGATAGACCGTATCGCCACCCACGTATAATGAGGCTATTCAATTAAAGAAAAGGATTGTGCATTGGTAAGGGATTTCGAAGGGGGATGATATAGAAAGTGGTGTCTCTTTTGCTCCTCTTAACCAAATGTGGCTCCGCAGTTGGGACATCTTCGTTGCCTCAAAGCGAGACAGAACAGGATTCCAATCGGGAATAAGAAGATGGCGCAGAAGATCCCCAGGCAGGTGAAGGAATCTTCCAAAACTCCGACCCTGAGGCAATACAAAACATAAAGCACAACGTAAGGTGATAGAAAATGAAGGTTTTATGACTGTCAGGTAGAAGTACATTAAGTGCatggatcccatagaaatgaataaagtcGCATGTGTGCtgcaattgcaaaaaaaaataaaaaaaaatccaactgcTAGATTTTTTGCAATTCAGGGGTTGCAGATGTGACTCGCTGAGACCCTAAGACCATTGTCGCCATAACCTTATACTTACGCCTCATTCACACGTTTGTGTTCGGTCAGTAATTGAGTTGAaacacaggtgcagatctttcccttatgtctgtagaggctccagtcctggttttggctcacaatcaatgatggaaatcactgactgaacaccgACGTGTGACTGAGgctttaatggggggggggggggggcgggggcatgGATCAGGGGTTTGGAAGTAGGCTGGATTTCCATTACATTTACCGTGTACTTCTAGGAGGTAGTCCAGGTCCCTAAAGTCCACACCATAGTATATTATGCATTACTACAGGGCAAATTTTAGGATTGTCTGCCCAATCAGAGACCGCTGGGGACAGTCTCTTGGAGAGAAGACAAGTGGTTTCCAGTGAGCATTATGTGTAGGTTAGAGGCTACCGCCATCCCAGCAAGAACACGTTATCCAGCAACATGTggacatacacattcaatagccatAGGCAGAATGATTGTTGGGCGACAGCTCTCTCTCCGACTCCCCGATACACATACAGTTCTATGGGGAGAGAAAGCTGCTGTCAGACACTTTAGTGGCAGCTTTTCTCCtggccccaaaaaaattaataaaaaaaatattataatttgtCTGGGTCGGGAGCTCCCTGTTCACATTTATCATGCCAGTTTGACGTAAGAAAGTTGCATGGCCcctttttgctactttttaaatGCCTATACGCCTACGTTTAGGTGCATGCAGCGTTTTTATTCCGCCATTAAACCTGTGGGAGTGGCAGAGCACGAGTTGGGCCATCAGCCACAGCACATTCACcattatttacaccagtttcctGAAAGCTGCTCCAGTCAGGGAATAGAGTAAATTTCAATCTAGACGCATGCATccaatttatgacgaggcctgtgcctgatgATAAATTAAGAGCAGAGCATTCTCTGGGTGGCGCAGGAGGTATCAAAACACTGgtatttgataaattacccccattaGGTTGTCGTCAAGTTCAGCTGTAGGGGCCTTTAGTAATAACCTAACACTGCTGCGCAATGTTGCTCCAAGTAGAGAGATGGCACAGTGTCAGCTCATcggaggctactttcacacttgcgttgttaattccggttttgagacccggcagaggatctcaataccggatttAAACggttccgttttgattttgcacatcaggatgcatccgttctgttaggatgctgttgtgtgaaatcaaaacgacgaaaaaataaaataaaaaaataactaaatacattgaaagtcaatgggtgacagatctgtttttaggctaaaaaaaataaataaaaaaatgatccgTCACTGtagacttacattgttttcaatgCCAGATCCGGTCCTATGACCagacaaaaccgcagcttgcagcagttttgtgaccggtcacaaaacggaatgctgccggaacggaagacctcctgatgcatcctgaacgggtctctttccattcagaatgcatgaggactaaatggaaacgttttatttccggtattgagatcctgtgccggatctcaatacccgaAAACAACCATGCAAGTGAAAGAATCCTTATATTAATATAACTGCAATGCACTGGGCAACCACCAGGTGGTGCCATGAGCTGTCTGGGATGGTAGGCTGCATTCAGTACAGTATTCTACATTGTTGCAGATTTTCGCACGGAACCTGCAAAACAATATATACGGTAAATGTCTAGTTATAGATAAAATGAAGTGTATACAgcttatatatgtaaatatagttGATTTTATCCATAATTATACCTTTCCCCCCAGATAGCACACAGAGCAGCTTGTGCATTTCATACACAATTCACATGATTAAAAACAGGAACACActgacctcttcctcatcagCTCACAATGCATCATATGACCATAACCTGACCGTATTTATTTTAGCCGGGTGCATGGATGTGACCGCTACATTTATCATAAAAGAATTAAGTAAAATGCTAAACTAGAGGCTACCAGCTAGTCTTGGCAATAAGTGGTATATACAAGTGGATGAGTGTAGCTATAGGAGGAGCGGTCATGCTGTGAATGGGTTAACATGCAGTATATAGGGTCACTCTATGCATATCTGAGTAGACACGGAGGTCGGACCGTACATGCTGGATCCATGGGACACTAGCAAACACGTCTATGATCGGATGTGGGATTATTATAAAATCTCCTCTCAGATGAAACAGAGGACTGGACTTTAAAATGCCTGATTTTACGTCCCCAGAGTGATAAGTGGCTCCAGAAGTATCAGTTAGCCGCTTATCTCTTATTTATGTGCATCTTCGGCCAACCGATGGTTGTTTTCTCCATTGGGGAGACCTCAGGTAGCAGGGCAGTCATGGAAGTATTATGAAAGCGGGGACATGTTTCCTCCCTTCATCCATGGAGATATGAAGCTTTGTgcagttctttttttatttggacAGGGAGTACTTTCAGCGAGTACTTTAACTCAAGCACTTAGCGGGCAAGACTTCAGGAACAATTGAGAAACAGCAGATAACTGCAAAGGACGATGGGTGATGCAGTAACTGATGACCACACGGATTGCAAAATCCTCCAACATATGACTGCCGGCCCCTCCATCGACAGGACCAGGTCCCTGCACAGTCATCTTATCGGTCCATGCCAGTCAAGGACAGGGAGGAGCAAGGATGCACTGAATGACTTGgtcccaccctcagtgcacttaactgctcatttgaatATGGATTCTCCAGAATCAAGCAACAGATCGCCAAGTGAAAGGtagcattacattcagctgagccaaCAAGACATTGTACCTGGTGAATCAGTCACTTCCTGGTGGCACACTCCCGGCACtcaagctgtggtgaaactacaactcccagcatgcttcattcaggcaagcaagtgtgcatcttgggagttgtagttttaccacagctggagtgccaaaggttagccatcacagccctagatcattaaagggggtgtctgagttatggaaaaaaaaaatatatatatagtactgtaaatctgatggtcagcgatacataactgagctaagcaagttttaggcaaaataaATATCTATTTCcttatttccctggttctcttctggccctttgtttacctgcaataacaacctcagcccctcccccctgcactgctaagggggtggatacaagtactgccctgagtgacatgtctgcctgctgggagactctgcagcatgttgtatgtatagaactacaagtcccagctgtacaatgacactgctgatgcacacaggatcttccccctacctgcaatgctctgcagaacttctttcagcatctgtgcccagcatttgtctccttactgcctgcagctacacagtaaacacttcagccctgagtctgtgcagctgaaggggttaagaatcctgggagagagcaataagcagcagcctgcagtgcaggggggcgtggccagcacagggACCTCctgtacagatctctcaggcttgtgcacaaacattatcagagcagggagagaagctgacatcacaggtcatgtgacctcagtgaaatctgagaaaccagccactgcagataaagtgagttaattggaaagctgttacatttgcctagttagaaacatagaaaatacaaaaataactcggacaacccctttaaagggttgtcccatcttggacattggggacaTATCGTTAGGATATATCCCCAAtgtctaggacccgcacctagcCAGCGCTCACCTGTTTTTCGTGCGTCCTACTGCACTTTGCAGGCTCTGGTCTTAGGATAGGTGCCGGTCCCAGAGACATTGAgggtatatcctagtgatatgaccCAAAagtccaagatgggacaacccctttaatgaccgaTCGGGCTAGGGCATCAATTATTGAATACCTTAAAAAGCCCTTCACCGGGAGTGTGCCACCCAGAAGTCACTGTTACACAAgttacaatgccttgtagggctagcggAACCTGCAAAGTGCAGGAGGGCGCACCACGCATACGcgtccaccctccattcatttctatgggaccaacGAAAACAGGTGAgtgctggctctgctatttccgcAAGCCTAATAGAAGAGAATGGAGCAGTCGCAGCACTTGTGCGGTGcatttcccattcatttcaatgggtctcccgaaaatagccgagcggcagttgcacagaaatgaatggagggcggatgcacatgcgcagtgcgtctTCTTGAACTTTGGAGGCTCTGTTTGCatgtcctagaggtgggacctagCACCTATTACACACTGGaggcacatcctagcgatatgacccCAATGTACAAgataggacaacctctttaatatcagattggtggtggaGGAATTCACCTCCTAGCACCCTCATCCATTAGCTATATGAAAGGGCCTGTGGTGCTCAGGTGAGCTCTTCCTAGTAGCCTGAgcccagcgctgtacattgtatagtggctatgcttggtactgGAGCTTACTTCCATACACATAAATGGAAAGGACAAGTGACCTATGGACACAACGCCACAGGAATAGGCCAGAGCACAGACCATGAATAAACGACACAGACAGGGAGATGATCAGCCATGATCGATACCACCAAATAACTGTACTGTTACCTGCACGCTGGGCACCCTCCGACCACTACCACAGAAGTGGTTGCTGCTGGCTGTTGGATAATCGTGTAAGTGCTGGGGTAGGTAGTATGAGGCGGTGCAATATATCCTGAAAATTAACAAAATGAAATATCAATTAATGTCAGATTATCAGATATAATATTACATTATGAGCGGCCGACGGCCAACCTCTCAAAATCTCAGGGAGAACGGATACATATTAGGGAGCATTTCGTCATACAGAGATTGAACATTAAATGCAACTTCCATACATTTAACATGAATGGAGAGCGGCCAGGCACGCACAAATACTTCTCTGCTAGGAATAGGGACATTCTCGGGATCTGTGGGTACTATTTCTCATTGTGGAGACAGCCTGGTACACGTAAGGAGACATAACTTAGGACTGTAGCCGAGCCTGGGCGCTCGCCACAAGAAGAACTAGCATCCCCTggatcctgacctaggcctctcacccagttaaaccAGTTCTCTGTGACGGGAGTCACCTCAAAACAGCTGTTTACAGATGAGGCACGGGCTTGGCTTTAATCCTTAATTATATCTCAAGTGAAAACACTGACTAATAGAATAGCCATCTTCTAACTGGGGGCATTAGAGGAGCGCTTTCTTCTTTTCTGGAAAGCACAAGTTTGCACACCTTtttattttgttacatttttaaCATGCATTTTTTTCCTGCCTTTTTCAAGTCctatatttaaaggggtcgtGCAGTggtgtaatattgatgacctatcttcaggataggtcatcagtatcagatcggtgggggatcCAAATCCGGGTAACCCCGACAATCAGCTGAAGGGGTTGCAGCactcactgcttcctcttcatctcGCTTGTAGAGTCGGTGTAGTGAAAGGGACACTAGTAGTACCGCACACAGCCACCACACAAGGTGGGGTGCTGCGCCTGGCAATGAAGAGGCGGCATTGCCCGCTCAAGCGCTCCAGCCCCTTCACACAACAGATCGGCCCTAAggacaggacaacccctttaatccccaATTCTCCCACCCCAGATGTATGGGGATCATAGAGATTCATAAGCTTACACCTGTTCTGTAGGTTGCATCCGATCAGTCAAACAGCCATTAGTCATCATTTCCATGTATTTGCCAGTTACAGAAGTTAAATATTAACATTACAAACATGTGTTACAACGCTTTATGACGACTGCGGAGACAACACATCCTGCTACATGGTGGCAATTAGGAATTCTCATACCGATCTGGAAGTCCAGCCACAGACATGCAATGGTGACCCtcgaaggcctctttca
This genomic interval from Bufo gargarizans isolate SCDJY-AF-19 unplaced genomic scaffold, ASM1485885v1 original_scaffold_1772_pilon, whole genome shotgun sequence contains the following:
- the BRI3 gene encoding brain protein I3, whose product is MDSKPLLPDQPPAYSPAVTGGCEYGQPPQNYGTIPGAPQTAAQSVYHPPPYPYPTGTGYIAPPHTTYPSTYTIIQQPAATTSVVVVGGCPACRVGVLEDSFTCLGIFCAIFLFPIGILFCLALRQRRCPNCGATFG